In Kryptolebias marmoratus isolate JLee-2015 linkage group LG2, ASM164957v2, whole genome shotgun sequence, the genomic stretch gcctatatTTATATCTTGGAGTAAACTcatgtgagcacagggagaacatgcaaactccacccagaaaggctccatgccgggaagcaatcctgcaaccttcttgctgggaggcaacagttTTAACCACCGCGCCATTATGCCACCCATGGATATTCCAGCTATTCTGAAACAGTGTACAGTGTAAAAGTTAATAACAACTAATCTAAgctgttgcagatggctctttgaatggcctttgtttggaaaaacagcGTGCAGGTCGAACAGGACTGATGAACTAACAGCCAGTCTAAGTGAAGCAAAAACTAAAGTGGatttttgccatcttaaaacttcaatataaaaaaaattctaagtAGTTCATGCAAAAACTATATCATGTcatcaattttgcattgcatagttatgaacaaaaaaatagcaataGCAATAGCTGCTAGCTATTGAAATTAAGGTAAAACGTGGGGTTAAGACCTGTAGAAAAATCATAGTTCTGCCcaaataacagtgtaatgcaaaactttGAATTATAGCAACTGTATGAACAGGTATGAAATTTTGAAAACTGGAGTTGCTTTAAGAATGCTTTGGAAGTGAGTTTACTCAGAATGCCACTATTAGCTTGTCAAAATGGTCCAAGTGGACCCActtgccttaaaacaactctactCATCAAAGTTTCATAGCCATTCATGCAAacgttgttttataaaccttttcattACTATCAATTTCACTTTACAGTTATATCAACAGAACTGTAAAACCTCAAATGTCCTTCAGTAAGATGCTGCTGCTATTTAGGCTTGGAAATAATCCTAAAAATTTGATGACACTtcataatgaaaaataataacctTGTAAAGCTTTATCAAATAGTGTTTGCCTGGATGTCtataacattgttttaaaattggaGCCATTTCAAGTGGGAGCAGTATGCTTTAGTACTTGCTGTGTGTGGACGAGCCGCTAGCTTATCGGCCAGTTTAGCTGTAGACTctaattctccaaactggggtcattcaaagagctgtctaaaacaggtaagatgacTTCTTCATCACCTTTCCTCAAAATtcaacttcaaaatggctggaaTATTGCTTTAATGCATATACTTAAATGCTCTGTAGTTTACTAAAGAtgttcattaaaacagaaaaactagcaggttgtaaaaaaaaaaaaaggggggggacTTTGCACAAGTTCCACCTTTAGCAACTTTAGTTGTTATTGTGGAACTCAAATGAAAATATGAATCATCCCAGAGAGGCTTCTATtgataaataatgttttgcatattaaactaaataaaatgttccatTTCAATGGACTACACATTATGTATCactaaaaaaccccaaaccatGTGGGCTTCCTGTCTTGCAGACAGCAATAAAGCATGTCAAAAGTAACAAAGTAAATGTATTTACAGCATAATGAACatgagcagatttaaaaaataaaaaaaagacaatgcaATGAAAGTTGAGTTGATGCAAATACCTAACACATAAACTCACACCTAAATGCCTACACAGCATGAGAAAACAATATGGAAACAAATATGACACCTTCCAACATAAGTAAAGCAGCATCTAAATAATACAGaaattttgattttactttaagGCTCTGGCTCTGTTAATCTATAACTAACTTCAGTCAAAAATTGTGCTTTACACTTTAATGTACACTCTTTAGCTATTTAAGCATACTGTACAATTTTTCTACTGTTGCACTTGGTAGCAGTATTTGGGGATGATCCAGCCAATCCCTCTCatcataaaactatttttttctgtattttaaccAGCACTCTAAGAGACTGAAACATATGGTCAAATTTCCTGTGTAACCGTGGTAGTGATTCAACTGGAATCATTTTGTACTGTTCAAATGCATAAGAAGAAAGGCTCAATGTGTCGGGCTGCCTGCTTTCCTTAATGAAGTGGATCTGGATGAGCCAAACAGTTGACATAATCAGCTTGTCCCTGCCATCAAAATGACCAAGTTTCAATGTGCAGATGCTgtggtttaacaaaaataaaaatcttttatgaaaatgtcttttcattttgttactgttaaaacaagcaatcaaatgaaatgaataatttactcagcttttaaataatgCCAAATTTTACTGTGAAAGTAAAGAAACTCTTTAACGCGTCAACTGCAAGTTGTTGCAAAGATAGACTTTTAAGGGACATTCTAGCCATTTTGAAGCTgggctttgtaaaaaaaaaaaaaaaaaaagaagctaaacactgcaaaataaacatgtatAGTGTATGGATTGGCTTTGCCGTTTTGCTGACCCAGCAGCCCCGAACATGTATGCAAGAGCTTAAAAAGAGATCAGACATGTAGAagtgttctgtggaaaagttatgatcATTTAATCATAACTTTcccaaaacacttcaagcctAGACTTCAGCACCTTCTGGCCATCTCTGTGTGATGTCTGAATGGACCAAGGTGGTATGAAGGGTTGAAGTCCTTTGTgagaggtagtaacagagctgtAACAgctaacaaatgaaaaagtaaacCAGCTTTGGAGCATAATGATGTGATGATTTACGGTCTGTGTGACCACCTGTGGGCAGGATTTAAAAGCCTGAACAACTATAAACAGATTAAttcgtttaaaaaaatggttaacCTTAAACATAATTCATAAACTGAGTTCAAATGTCATGATTTTAGAAAGTGGTATGAAGGAGACATCTTAAAGTGCAGTGCTCCACATAAACACAGTTCTGCTCCACAAagctcgcttcatttctgaacgtTTACATGTATGGGGACTGTGGGTGACTCATATTATAAATGGTCAAAGGCAGTCTGAATAATGGACAGGtctaatattttacctgttgcaaatagctctttgaatggcctcagtttgaagaaacagactTCAGGTATGACAGGAATGACAAACTAacgaggccaagaccaaagtgaattgttCCAATTACAAAAATTACATAAGTTATAATGGTTAATATACTGAATACAAAAGATCCACATTCACACCCTCCCAACTCACCAATAACAGTGTAATATGACACTTTTCTTTATGCCTCTAATCAAATGTGTATTTCACCATACTGCGACAAGGTAAAAGCTATGTGAATCATGAATGAACACCAAAACAAAgatctgaaatgtatttttaattttttaaccaggaaaatgttccatttgtttACAAGGAAATGTGGGACTTTAAAATTGTATTgcaaccagccactaggggccACTTGtcttttgtggcttcaacttccggATTATGGCCTCGTCTCTAGTTAGAATATATGTCAAACATTAGTTATTAAGCTTTTGCATCACTGCCAATTTCATATTAGGCAGTTATTTcgacagaaatattatgaaattcctGCCAAAACTATTGTCAGGCTGCATCAGAAGTGTTACAGCTGGCTGCTACTATTTAATCTTGCAAATATTCAATATATTCTACCTAagtaaccatccatccattttctttacctgctttttcctttccaggttgtGAGGAAGCTGGGGCCTATCTCCAAGAGGCGGGTTGCacttgcaagtccatcacagggccacatagagacaaccaaccattcacattcactcacacctagagacactGTTTACCAATtaaactaacatgcatgtttttggcctGATATAGGAAAGTGGGGTACTCAAAAACCCACTGTAGGCACTGGAAaagcatgcaaactccacacaaaaaggcccCAATCAGAAAGTGAACTTGCAACTTTTtgtgctgtgaggtgacagtgcTAACCACGGCCCTGCCTTGCAaccatgtaaataaccatgtattCAAAATTGACAACAGCGTTTAGATTCATTAAGGATAATTTTTATAAATCCTTGACATTTTTGAGAtagaagtcattttaaaatgacagcagtcTAGTTCAGTCTTAGGTGCATTCAGATTAGCCTTTAGCTTATCAGTAATGACAGACAtaaattctgtttctccaaactgaggctgttcaaagagctgtctacaacaggtgagatatttatGCTCATACTTTAACCCAGAACCCGACTTCAATATGGCCAgaatatagtttttttaatgttaagaTCTTGCACACTTACATTTGTAAAGAAAGCTGGTAAATATATTGAATTCAGGTTTGATAAACAAGAGCCATTCGGACGCAGAAATGATTCTAAACCTCCAAAAGGAAGGAggggaaaataacaaaacaaaacgacaaaaaacaaacaaacaaaaaaatacaggagAGGTGCTTTACTTCTGCAAAATAGAAGAATGGAGCCAAGGGGGAAGTGGAGACTGGGTTTTTATCAAAAGCATTTTTAGtaaattattatgttttgttaaTCCTAAGTGATTAAATAGAAAGCAACTGGACAGTTACCTTCTTTTAAACCAATGAGAACCTACACCAAAGTACTCTATTTGGTAGAATAGCTTGGTTGCAGACATGATAGATTATTGCAAAATATGCTGACACAATTCTGACTATCAGCTTATCTTGCCTACAGCAAAGTATAAAATCATATCACCTTCAATTTCATTATCACATTAAAAAATTGCTTGGGTCAGAGGATTATTAGATTGCAAGTGTAAAACAAGTGGATTTATGTAAGCTTTTATAGTTTCTGGTCAGACAAAGAATGTAAAACTCCCTAAATTAAAAATCTcatattttttcatatataaaaaacatgattaCAATTAAATTACCTGAGTAATTTGAGTCAACTCTGTATACAACCTCAAATGACAATGTTCCCTTTCAGTTGTCCAGCGCTCCCACCCCAGGCCCTACTAACAGTGTACCATTttcacagttcagttttacaTGTGCATGCAGGACATAAATCAAGCCTGCAGTACAGAATTTATCACCATATGCaccatttaaaacataaactataatttacttaaaatgtatttccaagaacaaaaatcaaacaaaataatgtagtggtattaaaaatatacacaacTTCAAATGTTTCacttgaaagaaaaatgtatgaaaCCATTTGAAAATGGAGGAAAACTTTCAGAACAGTTTATTCCAGTCTCTTGTTGCCTCCATAAGATGCCTTTGGCCATGGCCGATCCAATCTTCTTGGTTATTAAAAAGTCGGCCGCAAAACCAGCAGTCAAACACCAGTGAGCCTCGCCTGCAAGCTGATAAAGTTTTAACTATCTTATATTTccgtttgctttttttcctcagtttcatTTTCAGGAGGAACCGCTCCTGAACTGAACTCTGAAGTGGCCTGGGTCTTGGATCGTCACCGTTAGATGACCCACTTCTGGCCAAAGCATTATTTCCAAGCTCAGTGAAGTCAGAGAGTGCTTGGACTGTTTTTTGACTTAGAGAGACCTTTGAGACGGCACCTTTGTACTTGTTGACAGCTTTCATGATGTTGGCCACTTCAGGAATGTCAGCGTCTGGATGATTGAGAACCACAACAGGCTGGTATCTGCGAGGACATTTAATCTGCTGTAGTGAGCTGAATGGGGCAAGCCTCAGTGTCCTCTCCACCTCTTTGGCAACAGGCTTCCATAAGATGATCTCTTTTGTAGTCTGAACTTTTCCTGAAAGTCTTCGTGCCTTATGGACTGTTGCTGGAAGCTCATCAAACAATGCTTTCCTGTGCCTTTTCCTTTGGCTTGGAGGCCTTATTGGCCTTGGAGCTAGGAGAAGTCTATCTGCGTCACATGGTTGTAGCTTTCCATTGAAACAAGATGGTAAAATGTcagatttgacatttttctgtggAATATTTTTTGTACTGATCAAATTCTTTAGTTCACTGGAAGTGGTTGCATTTGTTCTATTTTGTGACACCAGGAAACACTGGGTTTGAGGTCTTGTGGCCAAGAACAAAGGCTGGTTGGTTGTGGTTGAAGCTCCACTTGAAAGAAGACCACCATTGGGGGCAACAATTTTAAATATGACCTTATTACCAGAGCTTTCATTAGTTTGGCTATGTAGAGTTCCAGTCTTTGCTTCTTGGTTGTTTAGAAATAAGTCTGATTTGGGTGGAGAAATGTATCTGAGCAGGAAAGCTTGGTGACCAGTTTGCAGGGTTTTAGATTTACCTGTTGAGTTAACAGGCATAGCCAGAACTGGCCGTGAGCTCACTGAGAGCTGAGTGCTTCCCAGTTTGACACTAGATGTACTGGGCTTCTGAACAAAAGGGACAGACCTTTGGACCAAGTAGCATGTGGATTGTGTCTTTGCCATTTTATCTGCTGGTGCACTCTGCAGTGTGCTCGAAAGGATCACAGGACCAGTAAAGCCTTGACTGTTGATCAGATAGTGACTTGAGGTGCTACTAAGGCTTGGCTGAACAGCAGAAAACATAGTTGTCCCATTTTCTGCAGCTCGTGGGTTTGCTGACGGTACACTAATAATTTTGGTGTGAGGAGAAGGAGTTACACAAGTGGTGTTACTGGGTTTATCAACCCCTCGTTTCATGTACGTTAAATTAATCTGAGGATCTGAAGAGCTGGTTATCAGTTTGAAACCTGGTGCAGCCTTGACTTGCACTGGCATGGTTAATTTCTTCTCAGTTGCCTTCAGGATGACTGGCTGTTTACCTTCAGGCAACTGAAAAAGTTTCagagtatttgtttgttttaaagaatcaTTGCTTGTACTTGAAGATTTTGTTCTTTCCTTGTCAAGTTGAGTAACAATTGCATTTGAATGTTCTTTCACAAAATTTCCAATTGAAGTCGagttactttttgtttctggcaGTTTTGAGAAGATAGGAATGCTATCCTCCTCAATTTTGATTATATTAAAATCCTGAAGCACTGATTCTGGATTTTCCTCAGTCAGAAGATGGTCAACATTAGTTACGCACTCATCAACCCTACCTTCACCACATGTGCTTTCTGTGAAGTGTTCTGGAGACTCTGCCAGTGTCAGGCTAAACTGTGATGATTCGCAGGTGTTGCCTTGGTAATTAGAATCAATCTCGGAATTTTGGTTAGTGCTAGGTGAAGTGCTAAACGTCTCCTTGGAATAGTTGTGAAAGGTAAACACTTCTTGGTTTGGTGTATTTTGTGTGCTTTTTCCTGTACAAGAGGTCTCAGCTCTGCTACTAACTGAAAAAGCTTGGGATGGTGGTTCCAggtgttttacattttgcaggcaattttttttttcaggtctaATGTTAGTACTATAATTTCTTTCTGGAGTAATCACAGAAGATAATTCGGTACTGTCGATATCTAtggtgttaaaaacaaagttttcctttttcttttttctgactcCATCCTCACAACCAGTCAGTGATGACTCATTGATAGTTTTGCAGTTCTCAACAGTTTTTTCAGAAAGCAATGCTGTCTGAGCAACATTTGAGGGACAGAGTAAACTAGTCACATTATCTTCACAGACTGTTGTACCATTGCTGATTTTAGATCTATGGCTAGTTGCATTCAACTTAAACGTTGCAGTGACAGAACTCTTATCCCACTTGTGTCCTCCGGTGCAAGTTGTTTCATCT encodes the following:
- the LOC108249195 gene encoding zinc finger protein 518A produces the protein MENFTRPHDFVKNCNLSSGEDEKEKVKDFVYKHFKEVTDGPHNNAEESPLKDHGNSAKKDNITAKSHFKVQQRAVFSGKILSFGCSVCKDSLTFSPNDLLKHFRAIHKGTLPTYPCDLCDFVTNEFPVLQRHRIEHRNTLVTCELCNDNVQYSLLLLTRHYMMCHSINGQFRCDWCEFTTFDAGTFVQHIHHHNESHWKCSKCKHISLNEDDHQNHTKAHLGTFPFTCLICGYGAARKEHLKKHTAAVHKEEAERRKITEDSGSSQETQRMPKLNYLSGNVPNQNGRIINHELSSEETHDFLDMTAANKDNINWSRNSQNTEMSAPVMLQESDNPCSDIESHGNANGLTVLMVKNKISLPPNCTTKVMGFKMVDGKKHLVLKVIPVAKQDLPAQNHSIADGAGLLVPNSVMAESKVPAANGQFSDCKSSTSQCMAGSPNIQMDHDSILAVKVKIEEEETSVCDSAPHMDIVGDQTNLFPNKSLTCPDTLCPVTNEFNIVGNQNQVDETTCTGGHKWDKSSVTATFKLNATSHRSKISNGTTVCEDNVTSLLCPSNVAQTALLSEKTVENCKTINESSLTGCEDGVRKKKKENFVFNTIDIDSTELSSVITPERNYSTNIRPEKKNCLQNVKHLEPPSQAFSVSSRAETSCTGKSTQNTPNQEVFTFHNYSKETFSTSPSTNQNSEIDSNYQGNTCESSQFSLTLAESPEHFTESTCGEGRVDECVTNVDHLLTEENPESVLQDFNIIKIEEDSIPIFSKLPETKSNSTSIGNFVKEHSNAIVTQLDKERTKSSSTSNDSLKQTNTLKLFQLPEGKQPVILKATEKKLTMPVQVKAAPGFKLITSSSDPQINLTYMKRGVDKPSNTTCVTPSPHTKIISVPSANPRAAENGTTMFSAVQPSLSSTSSHYLINSQGFTGPVILSSTLQSAPADKMAKTQSTCYLVQRSVPFVQKPSTSSVKLGSTQLSVSSRPVLAMPVNSTGKSKTLQTGHQAFLLRYISPPKSDLFLNNQEAKTGTLHSQTNESSGNKVIFKIVAPNGGLLSSGASTTTNQPLFLATRPQTQCFLVSQNRTNATTSSELKNLISTKNIPQKNVKSDILPSCFNGKLQPCDADRLLLAPRPIRPPSQRKRHRKALFDELPATVHKARRLSGKVQTTKEIILWKPVAKEVERTLRLAPFSSLQQIKCPRRYQPVVVLNHPDADIPEVANIMKAVNKYKGAVSKVSLSQKTVQALSDFTELGNNALARSGSSNGDDPRPRPLQSSVQERFLLKMKLRKKSKRKYKIVKTLSACRRGSLVFDCWFCGRLFNNQEDWIGHGQRHLMEATRDWNKLF